The DNA window CCGAACTCTTCGGTGAGCGTGGGTACGAGACGACCACGATCCGAGACATCGGTGACCGCGCCGGCGTCGACTCCGCTCTCATCGCTCGGTACTTCGGCAACAAGGCCGCGCTGTATCTGGAGACGCTGCCGACCGACGACACCGGCCCGGAACTCGCTCACATCGCCGAGCCGGCGCGTATCGGGGAGACGATCGGCAGGGTGAGTCGGCAGGGGTCCGGCCCGGTCCTGCAGGCCGTCATGCGAGCACATGACGACCCGTCCGTGCAATCGGCGGCGGCCGATCGAGTGGACAAGCGTCTGACCGTGGGACTCGAAATGCGCATGCGCGAAGCAGGTCTCGACTCGCCGAGGCTGCGCGCACAAATGGCGGTTGCAGCGCTGTCAGGAATTGCTCTCGGCCGGGCAGCGGGGACGTTGGAGGAGCTTGCGTCTGCCGATCAGGAGACGGTGGTTGCACTGACTGCGCGGATGCTCGGGTCACTGCTGGAGCCCTGACTGTCGGCTGCTCAGCTGACCTCGAACTCCGCAGAGGTGCCCACGAACGGCGTCAGGTGTCCGTTCAGCGCGCGGGAATCGCCGAAATACACGATCCGATAGCGGCCGGGCCGCTGGCCTGGAGGAATGTCCCAGACGACGGTCGTCGTCGTGATCGGGCCGACGTTCTCGAACAGGATCTTGGTGAACCAATCGCCGTCGTCGTACACGCGCAGCCACTCGGTGCCCTGGGCATATTCGACGGCGAGATATGTGTCGTCTCGTCGAAGATTCGAGTTCGGATTCGCACCGGAGAAGCGAACGGAGACGCGCTGCCCGACTGTGTACGACGGTGCGGGCTGCGTCACGACCTGTCCGAACATCGTGCCGGGAGCCGCGATATCGACGATGGGTGCTCGGCCCGGTGACGTCGGAACGATGCCGGTGAGATCGCGATCCTTCGTGCCTGCGGACACGGGAAGACCGTCACGCAGTGCCGACGCCAGATCGACGGCGATCTGAAGCGTCGCGGGCAACTGCCAGCGTCCGAATGCCGTCGCACCTCCTTCGTAGTCCTGCTGGTCGTACTCCTCTCCAGTGG is part of the Rhodococcus sovatensis genome and encodes:
- a CDS encoding TetR/AcrR family transcriptional regulator; this encodes MGSENAVRPGTRTRNSARTRQNLLDAAAELFGERGYETTTIRDIGDRAGVDSALIARYFGNKAALYLETLPTDDTGPELAHIAEPARIGETIGRVSRQGSGPVLQAVMRAHDDPSVQSAAADRVDKRLTVGLEMRMREAGLDSPRLRAQMAVAALSGIALGRAAGTLEELASADQETVVALTARMLGSLLEP